In the genome of Massilia sp. W12, the window CCTCAGCAGAAATTGCCGGCGGCGGTTTGAAAAGCACGGGCGGCGGCGTCATTTCACGGTACAATGCGACGCCGATCACACCGCTTTGGTGCGCGCGGCCAGTGCGCCCGGCGTAAGAATCAGCTGGATTGGTGAAATAAAAAGCCGCCACCTCCGACATGCTTTTACGCCACCCTTCAATAGATGTTTGTTGCCAGGCGTCCAGCACATAGCCGGCTTGGCGCGGATGCGCGGTTTCACCGTTGATCACATTCACGCCATCCACCGCCACCACGGCCAGCAACCTTTGTCCGGTTTTATTCGTGATGCGCAGTGCATAGCGCTGGCCGGCTTGACCGGCGCAATAATTGCGCCCCTGATGACGCCAGATCGGCAAGTTGTTGCCGCTATTGAGATCGATGATGGATAAAGCGGCTAATTCGCCTGCGCTGGCGGTCTGTCCCGTCAGGCAAAGTCCGGCAGCGCACAAGCACAACAGGCTGTGGCGGAAAGCGGAGGGAAGGGAGCGCAACATGTCAGATCCTTTCGTAATGTGAGTCTGATATGGATGTAACGCAGCATGCCCTGTTTCGGGGTTGGCGCGCAAACAGAATATTTGTCAGTAAATTTTGCAAACGTGAATAAATGTAAAACCCTCATCCGTCAACTGCTGTGCGGCCTGCTCTGTCTGGGGCTGGCGGCTTGTCAGCCGTCGGTCACGGATGACAAGCGCGCGCAGCAGGAGCCGCGCCGCTTAACCCACGACGCCTACATCTGGCAGCGCGTCTGGTTTGCGGAATTGGGGGATGCGATTGACAGCTCCAGCCAGTGGCTGACGCAATGGCGGGTGCTGGTGGCGCAATTGGATGGCAATGGCGCCTGGCAACGCAGCGCCTGGCAGGGCGCGCCGCTGCGCATGTCGGGGCTGCCGCTGGTGGCCGTGTTCCGCCTGGAGGGCAACTTGGCGATGCACCAGCGCAAGCAAGTGATACAGCAATTGGTGCGCCATATGAAGGAATTGCGCGCCAGCGGATTGTTGTGGCAGGGCATGGAAATCGACCACGACGCCGCCAGCGCTGACTTGCAACAATACGCCCTGTTTTTGCAAGAGCTGCGCGCCAAACTGCATGCCGCCGGCTTGTATCCCGCCATCTCCGTCACCGCATTGCCGGACTGGCTGACGCATAACGCATACGCCGAAGTGGAAGCCGCCAGCAATCATGTGGTGCTGCAATTGCACGGCCCGCATTTAAATCCGGGACAGATTTTTGACGCCAAGCATGCGCAAACCTGGGTGCGCCAATTGGCCGCACGCAGTCAGCGCCCATTCTGGATTGCGCTGCCCAACTATGGCGTGCGTCTGCATTGGGACGCACCGCACACTGCAGCGCGGGTTGAAGCGGAAGCGCCGCTGGCCAAAAAAGGCATGCGCATGCGAGAAGTGCTGGTCTCGCCGCGCGCGGTGCAGGCGTTTATTCATCAACTGGAACAACATGGCGCACCGCCGAATTTGCATGGAATAGTCTGGTTCCGCCTGCCCACTGCGCGCGACCAGCGCAGCTGGAGCCTGGCCACCTGGCAGGCGGTATTGCGCGGCGAACGTTTAAACACCGCTTTATACGCCGAATTGCAACCGGCCCCGCGCCATCCCGGCTGGCAGCGCTTGCAAGTGCAAAATGAAGGCGTGCTTGATCTTCCCTTGCCGGGACAGGTTTTGGTGCAAGGCGAATGCAGTCTGGTGGATGGCGAAGCCGACTTGCGCTACCGGGTTGAGGAAAGCTTGCAAGGCGGCCTGCCGGAGTTGCGCTTTACCCGCCGTGGCCCGGAAATGGGACGCATCCGCGCCCAGCAGGAATTCACCCTGGCCACCATCACCTGCAAAGACGCAGCGCGCCTGCGCTTGATTCCATAAAGCCCTTGTCAGCCGGCTTTCAGCAAACGCAAACCCGGCGGCAGGCTCTCGCCCAATAAGCGCTGTTGCGCCTGACTGTCCAGCTGTGTCACTTCCAGCAGCATCGTGCGCCAGATCTGCGGCGCATCGACTTCACACAAGCGCGCATGCACCGCTTGGCGCAATTCCGGCTTGATATCGCGGCTGCGCTCCCCGCTCATGCGCGCCAGATGGGCCGCGCAAAAGGCGCAACTCTCCACCTTGCGCCAATCGTAAGCCAGCAACTGCTGCAACCAGTCTTCCACCTGTTCCAGCGCCGCCAGTTGCTGCCACTGCGCATGCAGCGGCACGCGCGCACCCAGGCGCGCCAAGGCCCAAAAGCGGATATCCTGCGCGGCATCGCCAGCCGGGGCCTGGGCCGCATGCTGTAACAGCCAATTGCCGATTTCCGCCTTGTATTCGGCAGGAATGCGCTCTAAAGTCGCGCCCAGGCGCAACATATCGGCATATTGCCCGCGCACCGTATGGCCGCCTTGCGCGGCCCAATCTTCCTCTGTCCCTTGCAAATTCAGCGCAAAATCGTCGAGCAGGCGCAATTGTTGATCTTGCTGCAAGCCGCCGGCCACGCGCCGCCACATCGTCCACCACTCGACACAGGTTTGTTTATCCTGGCGAAATTGCACCCCTTGTGCAAACAGCGGCCAGAGTTGATTTAAACGCCACTCATCCAGCGCATCGCCAAAACCGGGACGCAGGCAATAGCCGCTTAAATTCAACCAGAGTTTTTCATGCTCCACGCTGCGACGGCGGTTTTTGGCGCGCGCAAGGAGCGCGTCAGCCAGCTTGCGCGTTAAACGCAAACCCCAGCGCTCGCGCGGCCCTAATAATTGCTCCAGCTGGGCGCGCAACTGGCGCACTTCTTTTGCCCCCAATTGCTGGCCGCGATTGCCAAACACCCGCTCAATCTGCTCCAAGGCTTGCGGCAGGCGCTCCGGCAATTCCTCAATCTCCAGCGCCTCATCAATCTGCGCGCTCTTGAGTTGAAACGGCAGCAGCCAGCGCCGCCCATCCTGGGCCACACAATGCATTTCCAGCACGCCCAGCTCAGTCAAAGAGCAAGCCAATTGCACCTGCACCTCTGGTTTGCCGCCGGCATCTGCTGGCAAGACCAGGGCCAAGGGCGGCAGCGGATGAAAATCCTCCGCCGCAAACGGCAGCAAAGCGCCGGCGGCTGCGCTGCTGGCGGCTTGATGTCCGGCCCCGGCATACACCAGATGAAATTGCACCGGCTGGCCTAAGCGCAAAGCAAATTGCTGTCCCTGCAATAGGATTTCCTGTCCCGGCGCGGCGCCGCGCGGCAGTACGCAGACCGCCTGCTTGTGCGCGCCATGCTGCAACAACAGAAAATAACTGTGTGCGCTGCTGCTCTCGATCGCCGGCGCGCGTCCTTGCCGCGCCAGGGCGAACGCCACCGCGCCGCGCGCCACCGCCAGATCCGGGTCGGTATGCGGCAAGACATGCGGCGGTGCGCCGCGCCACGCCGTCAATTGCGCAGTCACGCGCGCTTGCAGCAGCGCCGAGCGGAACACGCCGCCATTAAACAAAAGCGTATCCGGCCAGGGCGTGGGCGCGTCATCCGCCACCTGCAGCGCCTGGCGGATCGCCTGCGCATGCTCAGCCAGGAATTGCGCCAGATGACGTGTCACCGCTGCATCGCTGGCGTAAGGCAAACCGAATTCAGACAAACCGCTGCGCAGG includes:
- a CDS encoding DUF3142 domain-containing protein; the encoded protein is MNKCKTLIRQLLCGLLCLGLAACQPSVTDDKRAQQEPRRLTHDAYIWQRVWFAELGDAIDSSSQWLTQWRVLVAQLDGNGAWQRSAWQGAPLRMSGLPLVAVFRLEGNLAMHQRKQVIQQLVRHMKELRASGLLWQGMEIDHDAASADLQQYALFLQELRAKLHAAGLYPAISVTALPDWLTHNAYAEVEAASNHVVLQLHGPHLNPGQIFDAKHAQTWVRQLAARSQRPFWIALPNYGVRLHWDAPHTAARVEAEAPLAKKGMRMREVLVSPRAVQAFIHQLEQHGAPPNLHGIVWFRLPTARDQRSWSLATWQAVLRGERLNTALYAELQPAPRHPGWQRLQVQNEGVLDLPLPGQVLVQGECSLVDGEADLRYRVEESLQGGLPELRFTRRGPEMGRIRAQQEFTLATITCKDAARLRLIP
- a CDS encoding Hsp70 family protein, which encodes MARAKYIVGIDLGTTNCALSYALASSRAAQRQINLLPVPQLDGPGAVQALPLLPSVRYHALAGELASASLDLPWAHGTDGQPVLGRYARQLGAQTPGRLVSSAKSWLSHPAIDRSAALLPWGAQGVDKISPLAASSSYLAYLRQAWDHAFPQDPLAAQELVLTVPASFDEGARALTLQAAQDAGLPAPRLLEEPQAAFYDWLYRHQKNLRAELANSRLALVVDVGGGTCDFSLIAITPQDEAQHSAPKLSRIGVGEHLMLGGDNMDLALAHLAEQRFALPQKLSASRLAQLMERCRAAKEELLAADAPESVNITLLGSGGSLIGGSKTISLAKAEAQALLLDGFFPLVDASARPQRRLRSGLSEFGLPYASDAAVTRHLAQFLAEHAQAIRQALQVADDAPTPWPDTLLFNGGVFRSALLQARVTAQLTAWRGAPPHVLPHTDPDLAVARGAVAFALARQGRAPAIESSSAHSYFLLLQHGAHKQAVCVLPRGAAPGQEILLQGQQFALRLGQPVQFHLVYAGAGHQAASSAAAGALLPFAAEDFHPLPPLALVLPADAGGKPEVQVQLACSLTELGVLEMHCVAQDGRRWLLPFQLKSAQIDEALEIEELPERLPQALEQIERVFGNRGQQLGAKEVRQLRAQLEQLLGPRERWGLRLTRKLADALLARAKNRRRSVEHEKLWLNLSGYCLRPGFGDALDEWRLNQLWPLFAQGVQFRQDKQTCVEWWTMWRRVAGGLQQDQQLRLLDDFALNLQGTEEDWAAQGGHTVRGQYADMLRLGATLERIPAEYKAEIGNWLLQHAAQAPAGDAAQDIRFWALARLGARVPLHAQWQQLAALEQVEDWLQQLLAYDWRKVESCAFCAAHLARMSGERSRDIKPELRQAVHARLCEVDAPQIWRTMLLEVTQLDSQAQQRLLGESLPPGLRLLKAG